A stretch of the Buchananella sp. 14KM1171 genome encodes the following:
- a CDS encoding glycosyltransferase family 2 protein, protein MSVTTPVTDTWLLIPLYNEAAVIGDVITEARKVFPNIICVDDGSKDASAKIAERAGAVVIYHPINLGQGAALQTGLEFFHTRTDGKYCITFDADGQHRVEDALHMVKTARDGDLDIVFGSRFRGTKVEANWLKSIVLQATARVSNRKTGLKLTDSHNGLRLLSHEAAGRVHLMHNRMAHASEIVHQLADSKLPWAEVPVHIRYTDYSRSKGQSMLNSINILVELLFS, encoded by the coding sequence ATGTCCGTGACTACTCCGGTGACCGATACGTGGCTACTGATCCCGCTTTACAACGAGGCGGCGGTCATTGGCGACGTCATCACTGAGGCCCGCAAGGTCTTCCCGAACATCATCTGCGTGGACGACGGCTCTAAGGACGCCTCCGCCAAGATCGCCGAGCGGGCTGGCGCCGTGGTGATCTACCACCCGATCAACCTGGGCCAGGGGGCGGCGCTGCAGACGGGGCTGGAGTTCTTCCACACGCGCACGGACGGCAAGTACTGCATCACCTTCGACGCCGACGGCCAGCACCGCGTGGAGGACGCCCTCCACATGGTCAAGACTGCGCGCGACGGCGACCTGGACATCGTGTTCGGTTCGCGTTTTCGCGGCACGAAGGTGGAGGCGAACTGGCTGAAGTCCATCGTGTTGCAGGCCACGGCGCGCGTGTCCAACCGCAAGACGGGCCTGAAGCTGACCGATTCCCACAACGGCCTGCGCCTGCTGAGCCACGAGGCCGCCGGCCGGGTGCACCTGATGCACAACCGGATGGCGCACGCCTCTGAGATCGTGCACCAGCTGGCGGACTCCAAGCTGCCGTGGGCTGAGGTCCCGGTTCACATTCGTTACACCGACTATTCGCGCTCCAAGGGGCAGTCGATGCTCAACAGCATCAACATCCTCGTGGAACTGCTGTTTTCCTAG
- a CDS encoding glycosyltransferase → MSDQGSGARTPGPADGTGQLPGRGAERRRSFTLVSRIYAPEPAAACLRLAAVEAELSARGHRVRVLTSRPPRSDAVPGAGAAADPSAASGPSAAAGPAGVQGIAGVQGIAGVPGPAVVSGAAVAPGRAVVSGPALAPGRAVAPTPGAVEVSRWPVLRAADGQLRGYLPYLSFDLPLLARVLSRRRPGAFLVEPPPTTGAVMRVLAGLLGRPYVWYAADVWSDAAATAGAPRPVVAVVRALERFALRGAAHVVAVTGGVAQRVTQLGARAVSVVPNGVDTAIFTPHQDGPGRAELAAAGVVGPYLVYAGTASEWQGADVFVRAAALLNREVQLVYLGQGSAWPLLEELAAQLPPLPGGAPRVVLLGQLSPAKAAKWQAGASGALVSIVPGQGYDFAYPTKVLSALASGVPVLYAGVGPVRADLTDPLLGQAVAYDVAAVAAAMEHLGAEAAGESCGGTATGQAGEPNGGPGTGPTPGGCRGGRGKAATSATPQSEEAASASAQAAQEYRHQWVARHRSTAAVGRAVADILEAAARLP, encoded by the coding sequence GTGAGCGACCAGGGCAGCGGCGCGCGGACGCCTGGGCCTGCCGACGGCACCGGTCAACTGCCGGGGCGCGGCGCGGAGCGGCGGCGCTCTTTCACGCTCGTTTCACGCATCTACGCCCCCGAGCCAGCGGCGGCCTGCCTGCGCCTGGCGGCGGTGGAGGCCGAGCTGAGCGCGCGCGGCCACCGGGTGCGCGTGCTCACCTCCCGCCCCCCGCGCTCAGACGCGGTCCCGGGGGCGGGCGCGGCGGCTGACCCTAGCGCGGCGTCTGGTCCGAGCGCGGCGGCGGGCCCTGCCGGAGTGCAGGGCATTGCCGGAGTGCAGGGCATTGCCGGAGTGCCGGGCCCTGCCGTGGTATCGGGCGCTGCCGTGGCGCCGGGCCGTGCCGTGGTATCGGGCCCTGCCCTGGCGCCGGGCCGTGCCGTGGCCCCCACCCCCGGCGCGGTGGAGGTGTCGCGGTGGCCGGTGCTGCGCGCCGCCGACGGGCAGCTGCGCGGCTACCTGCCCTACCTGTCCTTCGACCTGCCCCTGCTGGCGCGCGTGCTGAGCCGGCGCCGCCCGGGCGCCTTCCTGGTGGAGCCACCCCCCACCACCGGCGCCGTCATGCGCGTGCTGGCCGGCCTGCTGGGCCGCCCCTACGTCTGGTACGCCGCCGACGTGTGGTCCGACGCCGCCGCCACCGCCGGCGCCCCGCGTCCCGTGGTGGCCGTGGTGCGTGCCCTGGAGCGCTTCGCCCTGCGCGGCGCGGCCCACGTGGTGGCCGTGACCGGCGGGGTGGCGCAGCGGGTCACGCAGCTGGGCGCGCGGGCGGTCAGCGTGGTGCCCAACGGCGTGGACACCGCCATCTTCACCCCCCACCAGGACGGCCCGGGCCGGGCCGAGCTGGCGGCGGCCGGCGTGGTGGGCCCCTACCTGGTCTACGCCGGCACCGCCTCGGAATGGCAGGGCGCGGACGTCTTTGTGCGCGCCGCCGCCCTGCTCAACCGCGAGGTCCAGCTGGTCTACCTGGGGCAGGGCAGCGCCTGGCCGCTCCTGGAGGAGCTGGCCGCGCAACTGCCCCCGCTGCCCGGCGGCGCCCCGCGCGTGGTGCTGCTAGGCCAGCTCAGCCCCGCCAAGGCCGCCAAGTGGCAGGCCGGCGCCAGCGGCGCGCTGGTCTCGATAGTGCCCGGGCAGGGCTATGACTTCGCCTACCCCACCAAGGTCCTCTCCGCCCTGGCCAGCGGCGTGCCGGTCCTCTACGCCGGCGTGGGACCCGTCCGGGCCGACCTGACCGACCCCCTGTTGGGGCAGGCCGTTGCCTACGACGTTGCCGCCGTGGCCGCCGCGATGGAGCACCTGGGCGCGGAGGCGGCGGGAGAATCGTGCGGCGGTACGGCCACAGGGCAGGCTGGCGAGCCGAACGGCGGGCCGGGCACGGGGCCGACACCGGGCGGTTGCAGGGGAGGACGGGGCAAGGCGGCGACGTCGGCCACCCCGCAGAGCGAAGAAGCGGCGTCCGCGAGCGCTCAGGCCGCCCAGGAATACCGCCACCAGTGGGTGGCGCGCCACCGCTCCACGGCCGCGGTGGGCCGCGCGGTGGCGGACATCCTAGAGGCCGCAGCCAGGCTGCCCTGA
- a CDS encoding DegT/DnrJ/EryC1/StrS family aminotransferase gives MSIEFIPAAKPIIGDEERAAVDAVLRSGMVAQGPQVKAFEEEFSAHFVPGRECVAVNSGTSGLHLGLLAAGIGAGDEVIVPSFTFAATGNSVALTGATPVFADIELDYFCLDPDSVRAAITPRTKAIMPVHLYGHPANMDELRKIAEEHGLMIFEDAAQAHGASLHGTPVGAFGTFAMFSLYPTKNMTSGEGGMVSCVDGEVARRVRLLRNQGMERQYANELVGLNNRMTDIHAAIGRVQLTKVDAWTKQRQENAAFLNANLEGVVTPPVADGAVHVYHQYTIRVEAGAAERDRIVTALREEHQVGSGVYYPIPNHRLESLAPYAPGLELPVTEQAAAQVISLPVHPSLTQEHLERIVTSVNTVVKAGA, from the coding sequence ATGTCTATCGAGTTCATCCCGGCAGCTAAGCCCATCATCGGCGATGAGGAGCGCGCGGCCGTAGACGCGGTGCTGCGCTCCGGCATGGTGGCGCAGGGTCCGCAGGTAAAGGCCTTCGAGGAGGAGTTCTCTGCCCACTTCGTGCCCGGCCGCGAGTGCGTGGCGGTCAACTCCGGCACCTCCGGCCTGCACCTGGGCCTGCTGGCCGCCGGCATCGGCGCGGGCGACGAGGTGATTGTGCCCTCCTTCACCTTCGCCGCCACCGGCAACTCCGTGGCCCTGACGGGTGCCACCCCGGTGTTCGCGGACATCGAGCTGGACTACTTCTGCCTTGACCCCGACTCCGTGCGCGCGGCCATCACCCCGCGCACCAAGGCGATCATGCCGGTGCACTTGTACGGTCACCCCGCCAACATGGACGAGCTGCGCAAGATCGCCGAGGAGCACGGCCTGATGATCTTCGAGGACGCCGCCCAGGCGCACGGCGCCTCCCTGCACGGCACCCCGGTGGGTGCGTTCGGCACGTTCGCCATGTTCTCCCTCTACCCGACCAAGAACATGACCTCCGGCGAGGGCGGCATGGTCTCTTGCGTCGACGGCGAGGTGGCCCGCCGCGTGCGCCTGCTGCGCAACCAGGGCATGGAGCGCCAGTACGCCAACGAGCTGGTGGGCCTGAACAACCGCATGACTGACATCCACGCCGCCATCGGCCGCGTGCAGCTGACCAAGGTGGACGCCTGGACCAAGCAGCGCCAGGAGAACGCCGCGTTCCTGAACGCCAACCTGGAGGGGGTCGTTACCCCGCCGGTGGCCGATGGTGCAGTGCACGTCTACCACCAGTACACGATCCGCGTGGAGGCCGGTGCCGCCGAGCGCGACCGCATCGTTACCGCCCTGCGTGAGGAGCACCAGGTGGGCTCCGGGGTCTACTACCCGATCCCGAACCACCGCCTGGAGTCCCTGGCCCCCTACGCCCCGGGCCTGGAGCTGCCGGTGACCGAGCAGGCCGCCGCCCAGGTGATCTCGCTGCCGGTGCACCCCTCGCTGACGCAGGAGCACCTGGAGCGCATCGTCACGTCCGTGAACACGGTCGTTAAGGCTGGTGCGTGA
- the galE gene encoding UDP-glucose 4-epimerase GalE — translation MSILVTGGAGYIGAHVVRLLLERGEEVIVVDDLSYGKASRIGSAKLVELDLAAPEAPGVLEGVMREGGVTAVIHFAARKQVGESVAKPTWYYQQNIGGMANLLEAMEAAEVKQMIFSSSAAVYGMPPVEVVSEDIVKSPINPYGETKLIGEWMMANSERAWGLNWAGLRYFNVAGSGWDDLGDPATLNLIPMVLDRLAQGQKPKIFGTDYPTPDGTCIRDYIHVLDLAKAHIAALDALGGEAPLEHHVFNVGTGAGSSVREVIDTIGEVSGLDVTPEICERRAGDPPQLIGDAARIGQDLGWKAEHGLTEIVASAWSAWQAGDRRIDV, via the coding sequence ATGAGCATCCTCGTCACTGGCGGCGCCGGATACATTGGCGCCCACGTTGTCCGTCTGTTGCTGGAGCGTGGCGAGGAGGTGATCGTCGTTGACGACCTCAGCTACGGCAAGGCCTCCCGCATCGGGAGCGCCAAGCTGGTGGAGCTGGACCTGGCCGCCCCGGAGGCACCCGGCGTGCTCGAGGGCGTGATGCGCGAGGGCGGCGTTACCGCCGTCATCCACTTCGCCGCCCGCAAGCAGGTGGGCGAGTCCGTCGCCAAGCCGACCTGGTACTACCAGCAGAACATCGGCGGCATGGCCAACCTGCTCGAGGCCATGGAGGCCGCAGAGGTCAAGCAGATGATCTTCTCCTCCTCCGCCGCCGTCTACGGCATGCCGCCGGTTGAGGTGGTCAGCGAGGACATCGTCAAGAGCCCCATCAACCCCTACGGCGAGACCAAGCTGATCGGCGAGTGGATGATGGCCAACTCCGAGCGCGCCTGGGGCCTGAACTGGGCCGGCCTGCGCTACTTCAACGTGGCCGGCTCCGGCTGGGACGACCTGGGCGACCCGGCCACCTTGAACCTGATCCCGATGGTGCTGGACCGCCTGGCCCAGGGGCAGAAGCCCAAGATCTTCGGCACCGACTACCCGACCCCGGACGGCACCTGCATCCGCGACTACATCCACGTGCTGGACCTGGCCAAGGCGCACATCGCGGCCCTCGACGCGCTGGGCGGCGAGGCTCCGCTGGAGCACCACGTTTTCAACGTGGGCACGGGCGCCGGTTCCTCCGTGCGTGAGGTTATCGACACGATCGGCGAGGTCTCCGGGCTGGACGTCACCCCGGAGATCTGCGAGCGCCGCGCCGGCGACCCGCCGCAGCTGATCGGCGACGCCGCGCGCATCGGCCAGGACCTGGGCTGGAAGGCCGAGCACGGCCTGACCGAGATCGTGGCCTCCGCGTGGTCCGCCTGGCAGGCCGGGGATCGCCGCATCGACGTCTAA
- a CDS encoding Gfo/Idh/MocA family protein, with protein sequence MAIRVGLIGLGSMGRHHARVIRATEGFELVAVADEFGDKFGVAGDLEVLPNVEALIEAGLDAAMVAVPTIYHEPVALKLAEAGVHTMVEKPIAHSAEAGRRVAAAFAEAGLVGAVGYVERCNPALREMRRRIAAGELGELYQITTRRQGPFPARIADVGVVKDLATHDVDLTAWLAGSRYESISAQTTFRSGREHEDMVVATGRLESGVIVNHTVNWLSPLKERITVAIGERGAFVADTALGDLTFYANGTIRTEWDQVAQFRGVTEGDVIRYAIPKREPLLVEQEGFRDAINGDPSNVVTMAEAVHTLDVIDAMVASNGEMVRF encoded by the coding sequence ATGGCGATTCGCGTTGGCCTGATCGGCCTGGGCTCGATGGGGCGTCACCACGCCCGCGTCATCCGCGCCACCGAGGGCTTTGAGCTGGTGGCGGTTGCCGACGAGTTCGGCGACAAGTTCGGCGTGGCCGGTGACCTGGAGGTGCTTCCCAACGTGGAGGCGCTGATCGAGGCAGGGCTGGATGCCGCCATGGTGGCCGTGCCGACCATCTACCACGAGCCGGTGGCGTTGAAGCTGGCCGAGGCGGGCGTGCACACGATGGTGGAGAAGCCGATTGCGCACTCCGCTGAGGCGGGCCGCCGCGTGGCCGCCGCCTTCGCCGAGGCCGGCCTGGTGGGCGCCGTCGGTTACGTGGAGCGCTGCAACCCGGCGCTGCGGGAGATGCGCCGCCGTATCGCCGCGGGCGAGCTGGGGGAGCTCTACCAGATCACCACGCGCCGCCAGGGCCCTTTCCCGGCCCGCATCGCGGACGTGGGCGTGGTCAAGGACCTGGCCACCCACGACGTGGACCTGACCGCCTGGCTGGCCGGCTCGCGCTATGAGTCGATCAGCGCGCAGACGACCTTCCGCTCCGGCCGCGAGCACGAGGACATGGTGGTGGCCACCGGCCGCCTGGAGAGCGGCGTGATCGTCAACCACACCGTCAACTGGCTCTCCCCGCTGAAGGAGCGCATCACCGTGGCGATCGGTGAGCGCGGTGCCTTCGTGGCGGACACGGCCCTGGGGGACCTGACCTTCTACGCCAACGGCACGATCCGCACCGAGTGGGACCAGGTGGCCCAGTTCCGGGGGGTGACCGAGGGGGACGTGATCCGCTACGCCATCCCCAAGCGCGAGCCGCTGCTGGTGGAGCAGGAGGGCTTCCGCGACGCCATCAACGGCGACCCCAGCAACGTGGTCACGATGGCCGAGGCCGTGCACACCCTGGACGTGATCGACGCGATGGTGGCCTCCAACGGCGAGATGGTGAGGTTCTAG
- a CDS encoding LCP family protein, which translates to MSNPPSFPPRRRPNPGQYAPGSAGFPAQGSQPQSGARRVPPAAPRAAGSGGQPGPGARPAQAGQYPRGGQPAPSSQSTPASQPARLPGFLAAGASSSASPASAGTGQAARPGMPRSIPPRRRSITGATARGGQGGNVGHQEAAANAGYGPQGGQDGYGPQGTSVYPVSPARQASRARPPRPQEGAQAAMPPSYAPGSGAARAGYGSWPGGGGATSQYGGSSYGGGAQYGAQHGGSHGSYGGPAQASSPAGAGSSFGGGQPPRPPRAAGARPRMRFGRMVLLFLLVFALITGGWVLLLLGRVNGSLNRTSALTGAADTPGRTYLLAGSDERGADTFQDGTEGKRTDSLMLLHVAENGQTSLTSLPRDTYVEIPDWGWDRINAAYAAGGTRALVATVESLSGLTVDHYVEIGMGGLAGVVDAIGGVDLCYDADVNDPESEMVWSAGCHHVDGRQALAFARMRKADPQGDIGRALRQRQLLAAISKQALSADLASPFHQWDIAKQIPAALTVDEEMGALDLARFALDFKNTQSGGLTGAPPIADPAWVTDSGAWVVLLEEEGYATTFFRDLRDGKLTPQSFNQAE; encoded by the coding sequence GTGAGTAATCCTCCGTCCTTTCCCCCGCGCAGGCGGCCCAACCCCGGCCAGTACGCGCCCGGGAGCGCGGGCTTCCCGGCGCAGGGGAGCCAGCCCCAGAGCGGGGCTCGGCGCGTGCCGCCTGCGGCGCCCCGCGCCGCCGGGTCTGGCGGCCAGCCCGGGCCGGGCGCTCGCCCCGCCCAGGCGGGGCAGTACCCGCGCGGCGGCCAGCCCGCGCCCTCCTCTCAATCCACCCCCGCATCCCAGCCTGCGCGCCTGCCCGGCTTCCTCGCTGCGGGGGCTTCTTCTTCCGCCTCTCCTGCTTCCGCAGGCACCGGGCAGGCGGCCCGCCCCGGCATGCCGCGCTCGATCCCGCCGCGCCGCCGTTCCATCACGGGCGCAACCGCGCGGGGCGGCCAGGGCGGCAACGTCGGCCACCAGGAGGCCGCCGCGAACGCGGGTTACGGCCCGCAGGGCGGCCAGGACGGTTACGGCCCACAGGGCACGTCCGTCTACCCGGTCTCCCCCGCGCGGCAGGCTTCGCGCGCCAGGCCCCCGCGCCCGCAAGAGGGCGCCCAGGCAGCCATGCCGCCGTCCTACGCACCCGGTTCCGGCGCTGCCCGCGCGGGCTACGGCTCCTGGCCGGGCGGGGGCGGTGCCACCAGCCAGTACGGCGGCTCCTCCTACGGGGGCGGGGCGCAGTACGGCGCACAGCACGGCGGCTCTCACGGGTCTTACGGCGGCCCGGCTCAAGCCTCTTCGCCTGCTGGCGCAGGCTCCTCGTTCGGCGGCGGGCAGCCGCCAAGACCGCCTCGCGCCGCCGGGGCTCGCCCGCGCATGCGCTTTGGCCGCATGGTGCTGCTGTTCCTGCTGGTGTTCGCGCTGATCACCGGTGGCTGGGTACTGCTGCTGCTGGGCCGCGTCAACGGCTCGCTCAACCGCACCTCCGCGCTCACCGGGGCTGCCGACACCCCCGGGCGCACCTACCTGCTGGCCGGCTCCGACGAGCGCGGGGCGGACACCTTCCAGGACGGCACGGAGGGCAAGCGCACCGACTCCCTCATGCTGCTGCACGTGGCGGAGAACGGACAGACCTCGCTGACCTCCCTGCCCCGCGACACCTACGTGGAGATCCCCGACTGGGGCTGGGACCGCATCAACGCCGCCTACGCGGCCGGCGGCACGCGCGCGCTCGTGGCGACCGTGGAGTCGCTGTCCGGCCTGACCGTGGACCACTACGTGGAGATCGGCATGGGCGGCCTGGCCGGGGTGGTGGACGCGATCGGCGGGGTGGACCTCTGCTACGACGCCGACGTCAACGACCCCGAGAGCGAAATGGTGTGGAGCGCCGGCTGCCACCACGTGGACGGGCGCCAGGCCCTGGCGTTCGCGCGCATGCGCAAGGCCGACCCCCAGGGGGACATCGGCCGGGCGCTGCGTCAGCGCCAGCTGTTGGCCGCGATCTCCAAGCAGGCCCTGTCTGCGGACCTGGCCTCGCCGTTCCACCAGTGGGACATCGCCAAGCAGATTCCCGCCGCGCTCACCGTGGATGAGGAGATGGGCGCGCTGGACCTGGCTCGCTTCGCCCTGGACTTCAAGAACACCCAATCCGGTGGCCTGACGGGCGCCCCGCCGATCGCGGACCCGGCCTGGGTGACCGACTCCGGCGCCTGGGTGGTGCTGCTCGAGGAGGAGGGCTACGCCACCACCTTCTTCCGGGACCTGCGCGACGGCAAGCTCACCCCGCAGTCCTTCAACCAGGCCGAGTAG
- a CDS encoding acyltransferase — translation MAEPRIVDSADVSPAAQIGEGSSIWHLAQVREDARLGKNCIVGRGAYIGTGVEMGDNCKVQNYALVYEPAKLGPGVFIGPAVVLTNDHYPRAVNEDGSIKSAHDWEPVGVTIEEGAAIGARAVCVAPVTIGAWATVAAGAVVTKDVAPFALVAGVPAKQIGWVGHAGARLTPVEGEPGRWLCPASGSVYEETGSSIRKVK, via the coding sequence GTGGCCGAACCGCGAATTGTTGACAGCGCCGACGTCTCTCCCGCCGCCCAGATCGGGGAGGGATCCTCGATTTGGCACCTGGCGCAGGTCCGTGAGGATGCCCGCCTGGGCAAGAACTGCATCGTAGGCCGCGGCGCCTATATCGGCACCGGCGTGGAGATGGGCGACAACTGCAAGGTGCAGAACTACGCCCTGGTTTATGAGCCGGCCAAGCTGGGCCCGGGCGTGTTCATCGGCCCGGCGGTGGTGCTCACCAACGACCACTATCCGCGCGCGGTCAACGAGGACGGCTCCATCAAGTCGGCGCACGACTGGGAGCCGGTGGGCGTGACCATCGAGGAGGGCGCCGCCATCGGCGCCCGCGCGGTGTGCGTGGCCCCCGTGACGATCGGCGCGTGGGCCACCGTGGCCGCCGGCGCCGTGGTCACCAAGGACGTGGCGCCTTTCGCGCTCGTGGCGGGCGTTCCCGCCAAGCAGATCGGGTGGGTGGGGCACGCCGGTGCCCGCCTGACCCCCGTCGAGGGAGAGCCGGGTCGCTGGCTCTGCCCCGCCTCCGGCTCTGTCTACGAGGAGACCGGCTCCTCCATTCGAAAGGTCAAGTGA
- a CDS encoding glycosyltransferase, with translation MSQSPRVVIASRIWAPEPAAAAFRLSALRRALLEAGAKVRVLTAARPAKLAGAECDERGVSRAPVLRDKNGYIQGFLPYFSFDLPLFWRLLFAKRADVVVSELPPTTGFMVRAACKLRRIPYVYYAADLWEEAARAGGYPPIAEKVIGWVERRVLAGAARTLAVAPQIAQSVTERGGHPELVWNGVDTDQFTPDGPVEQFDAPTFLYAGTAGNLQGAVIFAKAFARVLEQFPTARLVFYGQGEEFPAIRAELEKLPAQSWEINGHVSPDRISELMRGATAALASIAPGDYSFAMPSKAFAAGACGTRVLRVGEKHEERWPAHLLGPVVEYDVAAVAAAMVDLLSTADECKAQRVAWVRENASLRSVGRLAAAKVLEVAAR, from the coding sequence ATGAGCCAGTCTCCCCGCGTAGTCATCGCCTCCCGGATCTGGGCGCCCGAGCCCGCCGCCGCCGCCTTCCGCCTGTCCGCCCTGCGCCGCGCGCTGCTGGAGGCCGGGGCGAAGGTGCGCGTGCTGACCGCCGCCCGCCCGGCCAAGCTGGCCGGGGCCGAGTGCGACGAGCGCGGCGTGTCCCGCGCGCCCGTGCTGCGCGACAAGAACGGCTACATCCAGGGCTTCCTGCCCTACTTCAGCTTCGATCTGCCGCTGTTCTGGCGCCTGCTGTTCGCTAAGCGAGCGGACGTGGTGGTCAGTGAGCTGCCGCCCACCACCGGCTTCATGGTGCGCGCCGCCTGCAAGCTGCGGCGCATCCCCTACGTCTACTACGCGGCCGACCTGTGGGAGGAGGCCGCCCGCGCCGGCGGCTACCCGCCGATCGCGGAGAAGGTGATCGGCTGGGTGGAGCGCCGGGTGCTGGCCGGCGCGGCCCGCACCCTGGCCGTGGCCCCGCAGATCGCGCAGAGCGTCACCGAGCGCGGCGGCCACCCCGAGCTGGTGTGGAACGGCGTGGACACCGACCAGTTCACCCCCGACGGCCCGGTGGAGCAGTTTGACGCCCCCACCTTCCTCTACGCCGGCACGGCCGGGAACCTGCAGGGCGCGGTGATCTTTGCCAAGGCGTTTGCGCGCGTGCTGGAGCAGTTCCCCACCGCCCGCCTGGTGTTCTACGGGCAGGGCGAGGAGTTTCCCGCCATCCGCGCCGAGCTGGAGAAGCTGCCGGCACAGTCCTGGGAGATCAACGGGCACGTCAGCCCGGACCGAATCAGCGAGCTGATGCGCGGCGCCACGGCCGCCCTGGCCTCCATCGCGCCGGGCGACTACAGCTTCGCCATGCCCTCCAAGGCGTTTGCGGCCGGCGCCTGCGGTACGCGCGTGCTGCGGGTGGGGGAGAAGCACGAGGAGCGCTGGCCGGCCCACCTGCTGGGGCCCGTGGTGGAGTACGACGTTGCCGCCGTGGCCGCCGCGATGGTTGACCTGCTGAGCACCGCCGACGAGTGCAAGGCGCAGCGCGTGGCCTGGGTGCGTGAGAACGCCTCGCTGCGCTCCGTGGGCCGCCTGGCGGCCGCGAAGGTACTGGAAGTCGCCGCCCGCTAG
- a CDS encoding LCP family protein — MSKRYESRHALVKRRKRRIFGPAFFSVLVFLVSGVLFALNDLNRAEIVDISDLLEPNRPSFSPPQGEPNGPGDVFRGTGLNILVIGSDHRTAEQADAEEVVGMRGDTTMLMHIAADRSRVEVVSIPRDTLVEIPKCKFFDGTSTDPQDGQFNAAFAIGGQNNNPAEAAACTLVTVENMSDVLVNEWMVIEFDSFRTIVDSLGGIPMCFSERLRDKRADLSIEPGCQRLNGTQALSYSRARYALGDGSDLSRIGRQQQLVGAIAEQALSSNLLTDLPKLYNFLGASLEALTSSEIGELTRLAGLAQSLAGVDRDKIRFVTLPVELVAGGARVVPTADAELVWDAIRADQPIPDFVGGTTATGAPWPTGLAGASQTPDDSASPEGSAEEGTTEEGSGE; from the coding sequence GTGAGCAAGCGTTACGAGTCTCGCCACGCGCTCGTCAAGCGCAGGAAGCGGCGGATTTTTGGCCCTGCCTTCTTCTCTGTGCTGGTCTTTCTTGTCTCCGGCGTGCTGTTCGCGCTCAACGACCTCAACCGCGCGGAGATCGTGGACATATCTGACCTCTTGGAGCCGAACCGCCCGTCGTTCTCCCCTCCGCAGGGGGAGCCAAACGGCCCTGGTGACGTTTTTCGGGGCACGGGGTTGAACATCCTGGTGATCGGTTCGGATCACCGCACCGCAGAGCAGGCGGACGCCGAGGAAGTGGTGGGCATGCGTGGCGACACCACGATGCTGATGCACATCGCTGCAGACCGTTCCCGCGTGGAGGTGGTCTCCATTCCGCGTGACACGCTGGTGGAGATTCCCAAGTGCAAGTTCTTCGACGGCACCTCCACCGACCCCCAGGACGGGCAGTTTAACGCGGCCTTCGCCATCGGTGGACAGAACAACAACCCTGCCGAGGCGGCCGCCTGCACCCTGGTCACGGTGGAGAACATGTCCGATGTTCTGGTCAACGAGTGGATGGTGATCGAGTTCGATTCCTTCCGCACCATCGTTGACTCTCTGGGCGGGATCCCGATGTGCTTCTCGGAACGGCTGCGGGACAAGCGCGCGGACCTGTCGATCGAGCCGGGTTGCCAACGTCTGAACGGCACGCAGGCGCTCAGCTACTCGCGGGCCCGCTACGCGCTGGGGGACGGCTCCGATCTCTCCCGCATCGGCCGCCAGCAGCAACTGGTCGGCGCGATCGCGGAGCAGGCGCTCAGTTCCAACCTGCTGACCGACCTGCCCAAGCTCTACAACTTCCTGGGCGCCTCCCTAGAGGCGCTGACCTCCTCCGAGATCGGGGAGCTGACCCGCCTGGCGGGGCTGGCGCAGTCCCTGGCCGGGGTGGACCGAGACAAGATCCGGTTCGTGACGCTGCCGGTGGAGCTGGTGGCGGGCGGGGCGCGCGTGGTGCCCACCGCCGACGCCGAGCTGGTGTGGGACGCGATCCGCGCCGACCAGCCCATCCCCGACTTCGTGGGTGGCACCACCGCCACCGGCGCCCCGTGGCCCACCGGTCTGGCGGGGGCTTCACAGACCCCGGACGACTCGGCCAGCCCCGAGGGCAGCGCCGAGGAGGGCACTACCGAGGAGGGCTCCGGTGAGTAA
- a CDS encoding DUF2304 domain-containing protein, translating into MYGTQQIIIKAILVVILTFISLKVIRTRSQRSEALRRIGIVLFIIGAFVSIFWPRTLSLIANKAGVGRGTDLLLYLLIVAFLASLANQYRRAQVLERQLTKLARQIALSDSPRFVQSKTGKAGLVQAGLIAGPLPPDVAGMDDAAADCPHAAPVSGPPPSGAPAPSSLPGKGAAMGEVGSEDTDK; encoded by the coding sequence ATGTACGGCACTCAACAGATCATCATCAAGGCGATCCTGGTAGTCATCTTGACCTTCATTTCGTTGAAGGTGATTCGCACGCGCTCCCAGCGCAGCGAGGCCCTGCGTCGCATCGGCATCGTCTTGTTCATCATCGGTGCGTTCGTGTCGATTTTCTGGCCGCGCACCCTTTCGCTGATCGCCAACAAGGCCGGCGTGGGCCGCGGCACCGACCTGCTGCTCTACCTGCTTATCGTGGCCTTCCTGGCCAGCCTGGCTAACCAGTACCGCCGCGCCCAGGTGCTGGAGCGGCAGCTGACGAAGCTGGCCCGCCAGATCGCGTTGAGCGATTCGCCGCGTTTCGTGCAGTCCAAGACTGGCAAGGCGGGCCTGGTGCAGGCTGGGTTGATTGCCGGCCCGCTTCCCCCCGACGTGGCGGGGATGGACGACGCTGCCGCCGACTGCCCCCATGCCGCGCCCGTCTCCGGTCCGCCTCCCTCCGGCGCGCCCGCGCCCAGCTCTCTGCCAGGAAAGGGTGCTGCAATGGGCGAGGTCGGATCGGAGGATACGGATAAGTGA